Proteins found in one Brachyspira murdochii DSM 12563 genomic segment:
- a CDS encoding MATE family efflux transporter: MDNNSVTSNPLYYEKPYKLLFKYATPSIISMLVGSLYNIVDQIFIGRGVGINGNAATNIAFPLTIICMSIALFHGFGSSSFYSILLGQGDNKKAAKIIGNTIVSALIFGLVFTVIVKVFNKNFMIMFGSTQEVLPYAVEYTNITSLGFVPFIFSTMMSHIIRADGSPQYSMMSVLAGAVINTILDPILIFKFDMGMSGAALATIIGQFISFIIVIRYLFRFKHIKFERDNFLAEPKNILKIFSLGSSSGFNQLAMMIVQITMNNVLSYYGANSIYGGNIPLAVAGIISKVNMLVMAFIIGTSQGSQPIIGFNYGARNYDRVIKTYKLTITITTIMAFTAFLLFQLFPRQIVGIFGDGSDLYFHFAEEYMRIYMALMVINGIQPVTGTFFTSLGKAFKGAFISMTRQIIFLLPLIIILPRILGIDGVMYAGPVADGAALIVTVILVSREIKKLKKMQEEKIL; the protein is encoded by the coding sequence ATGGATAATAATTCAGTAACTTCTAATCCGCTTTATTATGAGAAACCATATAAACTTTTATTTAAATACGCCACACCAAGTATTATTTCCATGCTTGTAGGCTCTCTTTATAATATAGTAGACCAAATATTTATAGGAAGAGGCGTAGGTATTAATGGCAATGCCGCTACTAATATAGCATTTCCTCTTACTATTATTTGTATGTCCATAGCATTGTTTCATGGATTTGGCAGTTCTTCATTTTACAGCATATTATTAGGTCAAGGTGATAATAAAAAGGCCGCCAAAATTATAGGAAATACTATTGTATCAGCTCTAATATTTGGACTTGTATTTACAGTAATAGTTAAAGTCTTTAATAAGAATTTTATGATAATGTTCGGCTCTACTCAAGAAGTATTGCCTTATGCAGTAGAATATACAAATATAACATCATTAGGATTTGTCCCTTTTATATTTTCTACAATGATGAGCCATATAATAAGAGCTGATGGAAGTCCGCAGTATTCTATGATGTCTGTACTTGCGGGTGCTGTTATAAATACGATATTAGACCCCATTTTAATATTTAAATTTGATATGGGTATGTCTGGAGCTGCACTTGCCACTATCATAGGACAGTTTATTTCTTTTATTATAGTTATCAGATATTTATTCAGATTCAAACACATAAAATTTGAGAGGGATAATTTTTTAGCTGAACCTAAAAATATATTAAAAATATTTTCATTAGGTTCCTCATCAGGTTTTAATCAGTTAGCAATGATGATAGTACAAATTACAATGAATAATGTACTCAGTTATTACGGTGCTAATTCTATATACGGCGGCAATATACCTTTGGCAGTTGCCGGTATTATTTCAAAGGTTAATATGCTTGTAATGGCTTTTATAATTGGTACTTCTCAGGGAAGCCAGCCTATAATAGGTTTTAATTATGGGGCAAGAAATTATGACAGAGTTATAAAAACATATAAGCTTACTATAACAATTACTACAATTATGGCTTTTACAGCTTTTTTATTATTTCAATTATTTCCAAGACAGATTGTAGGAATATTCGGAGACGGAAGCGATTTATATTTTCATTTTGCTGAAGAGTATATGCGTATATATATGGCATTAATGGTTATCAACGGTATTCAGCCAGTAACTGGAACATTCTTTACTTCTTTGGGTAAGGCATTTAAGGGTGCTTTTATATCTATGACAAGGCAGATAATATTTTTACTTCCTCTTATTATAATACTTCCTAGAATATTAGGTATAGATGGTGTTATGTATGCAGGTCCTGTTGCTGACGGAGCTGCTTTGATAGTAACTGTAATATTGGTAAGCAGAGAAATAAAAAAATTAAAGAAGATGCAGGAAGAAAAAATACTGTAA
- a CDS encoding DMT family transporter encodes MKNDIKIGALLIIFSALSFSIMEIAVKISGSRIPVMEQVFARNFITLFISGFVMIKNREKFFPDKKNIVSILCRSASGYLGIIAYFYAANNMILADASVLQKTSPFWSSLFAFILIKEKILKVQWIGLIIAAIGSIFVIKPTMNSNVFPALVALSSAMFAGISYAIIGSLKGKESNSLIIFYFSLFSCLFSLFFIKSFVMPNIFELLMLLLIGIFAGFGQFFLTIAYKKAPVSAVSIFNYTGVIFSYLFSVFLFNEIADIYSVIGMIIIILAAALVYYYKRKA; translated from the coding sequence ATGAAAAATGACATAAAAATAGGAGCTTTATTAATAATATTTTCTGCTTTATCATTTTCTATTATGGAGATAGCAGTAAAAATTTCTGGATCCAGAATACCAGTTATGGAACAGGTTTTTGCACGTAATTTTATCACATTATTTATAAGCGGATTTGTTATGATAAAAAACAGAGAGAAATTTTTTCCTGATAAAAAGAATATAGTTTCAATATTATGTAGGTCTGCTTCTGGGTATTTGGGTATTATAGCTTATTTTTATGCTGCTAATAATATGATACTTGCCGATGCTTCTGTGCTTCAAAAAACTTCGCCTTTTTGGTCTAGTTTATTTGCTTTCATACTTATTAAAGAGAAGATATTAAAAGTACAGTGGATTGGATTGATTATTGCGGCAATAGGATCTATTTTTGTTATAAAGCCTACTATGAACTCAAATGTTTTTCCAGCTTTAGTAGCATTATCATCTGCTATGTTTGCTGGAATATCATATGCTATAATAGGTTCTCTTAAAGGAAAAGAAAGTAATTCATTAATAATATTTTATTTTTCATTATTTTCATGCTTATTCTCATTATTTTTTATAAAAAGTTTTGTAATGCCTAATATATTTGAATTATTAATGCTTCTGCTTATAGGCATATTTGCAGGATTTGGTCAGTTCTTTCTAACAATAGCATACAAAAAGGCACCTGTTTCCGCTGTGAGTATATTTAATTATACTGGAGTAATATTTTCATATTTATTCAGTGTATTTTTGTTTAATGAGATTGCAGATATATACTCGGTAATAGGTATGATTATTATAATACTTGCTGCTGCATTAGTATACTATTATAAAAGAAAAGCATAA
- the ruvB gene encoding Holliday junction branch migration DNA helicase RuvB has protein sequence MDKESIINAEETSYDKEDNNSIRPKGFDDFLGQNNIKSKLKVFIKSALKRDVSLDHILFYGPPGLGKTTLAQIIANEMGSSIKATSAPIIERPGDLASILTTLGEKDILFIDEIHRLRTVVEEVLYSAMEDFFVDIKVGEGTSAKSFRVKLPHFTLIGATTRSGLLSTPLYDRFGIVERLEFYTNEDLANIVKRSSKFLDIDITDSAALSIASRSRGTPRIVNRLLRRVFDFATVHDVLKIDEEFASNSLEKLGIDKNGFEALDKLYLNTIIKHYNGGPVGVDTLSVSLSEQIETIEDVIEPYLIQSGFIKRTPKGRVATNKAYSYLNLSSILDDNLDKGLFDDF, from the coding sequence ATGGATAAAGAAAGTATAATTAATGCTGAAGAAACTTCTTATGATAAGGAAGATAATAATTCTATAAGACCCAAAGGTTTTGATGATTTTTTGGGTCAGAATAATATAAAATCGAAATTAAAAGTTTTTATAAAGAGTGCCTTAAAAAGAGATGTTTCTTTGGATCATATATTATTTTACGGTCCTCCGGGGCTTGGGAAAACAACACTTGCTCAAATAATAGCAAATGAAATGGGAAGCAGTATCAAAGCTACATCAGCCCCCATAATAGAACGCCCGGGGGATTTGGCATCTATACTTACAACTTTGGGCGAGAAGGATATACTTTTTATAGATGAGATACACCGTCTTAGAACTGTTGTAGAAGAGGTGCTTTACTCTGCTATGGAGGATTTTTTTGTAGACATAAAAGTTGGAGAAGGTACAAGTGCCAAAAGTTTTAGGGTAAAACTTCCTCATTTTACTTTGATAGGAGCTACAACCAGAAGCGGTTTATTAAGTACGCCTCTTTATGACAGATTTGGAATAGTAGAGCGTCTTGAGTTTTACACTAATGAAGATTTGGCAAATATAGTAAAGAGAAGCTCCAAATTCTTGGATATAGATATAACGGATTCTGCAGCTCTTTCAATAGCTTCAAGGTCAAGAGGCACACCTAGAATAGTTAATAGGCTTTTAAGGCGTGTTTTTGACTTTGCTACAGTACATGATGTTTTAAAAATAGATGAAGAGTTTGCCAGTAATTCTTTAGAGAAACTAGGTATAGATAAAAATGGTTTTGAGGCACTTGACAAACTTTATTTAAATACTATTATTAAACACTATAACGGCGGACCTGTAGGAGTTGATACTCTTTCAGTTTCTTTATCCGAGCAGATAGAAACTATAGAGGACGTTATAGAGCCTTATTTGATACAGTCTGGATTTATAAAAAGAACGCCTAAAGGAAGAGTAGCAACTAATAAGGCTTATTCATATTTAAATCTTTCATCAATACTTGACGATAATTTAGATAAGGGATTGTTTGATGATTTTTAA
- a CDS encoding HD-GYP domain-containing protein — MGKFNKINVQDIKTKAEKKDIYLYNDFIASTGYIDIKEDDIMRLKKWDIEEVFVEEAASMDMQQVSADFDKFIREYKVFKKIYFNIIKKVKTNLGNYKNNNIVNINELNEIIDEILDIVGRNLNSVLQLFNLSNLPKADEYYIRSLNVSMISMIIGRAMKFSENRVKKLGVGAMLYDIGLTKVPDKILNKLGRFTTEEYNEVKKHTVYGYKIMKNSFRFEEEVALISLAHHELYNGKGYPRGLAGNQIHLYTKIVSIAHAVEKILKHKRISLSKSKTHEHKSTFNLMLEKNMENSKKDIFLSDAVREIIHGANTKYDPNISKTFVSIFTVYPIGCIVLLNDKRKGFVFAANPNFPIRPIIKIVSDENGEFVEDGETINLLETNQLFIAGVDKDNNFLEEVKTKILDTAEEK; from the coding sequence ATGGGAAAATTTAATAAAATAAACGTTCAAGATATTAAAACTAAAGCAGAAAAAAAAGATATATACCTATACAATGATTTTATAGCATCTACTGGATATATAGATATTAAAGAAGATGATATAATGAGATTGAAGAAATGGGATATAGAGGAAGTGTTTGTTGAGGAAGCAGCTTCTATGGATATGCAGCAGGTTAGTGCAGATTTTGACAAGTTTATAAGAGAGTATAAAGTATTTAAAAAAATATATTTTAATATTATTAAGAAAGTAAAAACAAATTTGGGTAATTATAAAAATAATAATATAGTAAATATTAATGAACTTAATGAAATTATAGATGAAATTTTGGATATAGTAGGCAGGAATTTAAATAGCGTGCTTCAACTTTTTAATCTTTCAAATCTTCCTAAAGCTGATGAATACTATATAAGGTCCTTGAATGTATCAATGATATCTATGATAATAGGGCGTGCTATGAAATTCTCTGAAAACAGAGTAAAAAAATTAGGTGTAGGTGCTATGCTCTATGATATAGGACTAACCAAAGTACCTGATAAAATATTAAATAAATTAGGACGCTTTACTACTGAAGAGTACAATGAAGTAAAAAAGCATACTGTTTACGGATATAAAATAATGAAAAATAGTTTCCGCTTTGAAGAGGAAGTGGCTCTTATATCATTAGCTCATCATGAACTTTATAACGGCAAAGGTTATCCCAGAGGATTGGCCGGCAATCAAATACACCTCTATACTAAAATAGTTTCTATAGCACATGCAGTAGAAAAAATACTTAAGCATAAAAGAATATCATTATCAAAATCTAAAACTCATGAACATAAATCTACGTTTAATCTCATGCTTGAAAAGAACATGGAAAATAGTAAAAAAGATATTTTCCTTTCAGATGCAGTCAGAGAAATTATACATGGGGCAAATACTAAATATGATCCTAATATATCAAAAACATTTGTAAGCATATTTACAGTATATCCTATAGGCTGTATAGTTCTTCTTAATGATAAAAGAAAAGGATTTGTTTTTGCTGCTAATCCCAATTTCCCAATAAGGCCTATAATAAAAATAGTATCCGATGAAAATGGAGAGTTTGTAGAAGACGGAGAAACTATTAATTTATTAGAAACTAATCAACTGTTCATAGCTGGTGTAGATAAAGATAATAATTTTTTAGAGGAGGTAAAGACAAAGATATTAGATACAGCAGAAGAGAAATAA
- a CDS encoding AMP-binding protein produces MIKERLSDYILNTIKENWDINALADYGTDNILKYSDVAKNILKIHTAFKKLDIHKGEKIALCGANSVHWALTYISIVSYGAVVVPILVDFSKEDIASIIKDSGSKFLFADKRIIEAIDENTLSLINKSFYLENFDTFVQKNTDNQKNEDSKNNKKENIFNDIEINDLTKDTFNLTIFENDTLATIIYTSGTTGFSKGVMLNHNSLAANIRFAIANMPVKANDHILSFLPLAHVFGCLFDFLFPFSKGACIYMLNAIPSPNILLKAFSEVKPNLILMVPLIIEKIYLKKILPTIEKPLISKLLKLPIVSSLLKSKIRNNLTEAFGGNFYELIIGGSALNADVEKFLMDIGFKFTVGYGMTECGPLISYGPWNKHVARSCGCIIDTLEVKIDAEKEGEVGEIMVRGENVMLGYYKNYKATADVLSKDGWLRTGDLGVLGENNRIFIRGRSKNMLLGASGQNIYPEEIESKLNTMPYIAESLVVQRDNKLHALIYLDNERVKAENLSNEDINKLIEKNRIEVNKVLPEFGRISGFTIQEEEFIKNPTKKIKRFLYK; encoded by the coding sequence ATGATTAAAGAAAGATTAAGTGATTATATTCTAAATACCATTAAAGAAAATTGGGATATAAATGCATTAGCTGATTACGGTACAGATAATATATTAAAATACTCTGATGTTGCTAAAAACATATTAAAAATACATACAGCATTCAAAAAACTTGATATTCACAAAGGTGAAAAGATAGCTTTATGCGGGGCTAATTCTGTTCATTGGGCTTTAACATATATTTCAATAGTAAGCTATGGAGCAGTTGTTGTGCCTATATTAGTTGATTTTTCAAAAGAAGATATTGCTTCTATTATAAAAGATTCAGGTTCTAAATTTCTTTTTGCAGACAAGCGTATAATAGAAGCCATTGATGAAAATACGTTATCTTTAATAAACAAGTCTTTTTATTTAGAAAACTTTGATACTTTTGTTCAAAAAAATACAGATAATCAAAAAAATGAAGACAGTAAAAATAATAAAAAAGAAAATATTTTTAACGATATAGAGATAAATGATTTAACTAAAGATACTTTTAATCTTACAATATTTGAAAATGATACTTTAGCTACTATAATATATACTTCTGGAACTACTGGATTTAGTAAAGGCGTTATGCTTAATCATAATTCGCTTGCAGCTAATATAAGATTTGCCATAGCTAATATGCCAGTAAAGGCAAATGATCATATCCTTTCTTTTCTTCCTCTTGCTCATGTATTCGGCTGTTTATTTGACTTTTTGTTTCCTTTTTCTAAAGGGGCTTGCATATATATGCTTAATGCTATACCTAGTCCTAATATTTTATTAAAAGCATTCAGTGAGGTTAAACCTAATCTTATACTTATGGTACCTCTTATTATAGAAAAAATTTATCTTAAAAAAATACTTCCTACTATAGAAAAACCTTTAATATCAAAATTATTAAAACTTCCGATAGTATCATCTTTATTAAAATCTAAGATAAGAAATAATTTAACAGAGGCTTTCGGAGGCAATTTTTACGAGCTTATTATAGGGGGAAGTGCCTTGAATGCTGATGTAGAAAAGTTTCTTATGGATATAGGTTTTAAATTCACAGTAGGATACGGAATGACTGAATGCGGACCTTTAATAAGCTACGGACCTTGGAATAAGCATGTTGCTAGAAGCTGCGGCTGCATAATTGACACGCTTGAAGTAAAAATCGATGCTGAAAAAGAAGGCGAAGTAGGGGAGATAATGGTAAGAGGCGAGAATGTTATGCTTGGTTATTATAAAAATTATAAGGCTACTGCTGATGTGCTTTCTAAAGACGGCTGGCTTAGAACTGGAGATTTGGGGGTGCTTGGTGAAAATAATAGAATATTTATAAGAGGAAGAAGTAAGAACATGCTTCTTGGGGCAAGCGGACAGAATATTTATCCGGAAGAGATTGAAAGCAAGTTAAATACTATGCCTTATATAGCAGAATCTTTAGTTGTACAAAGAGATAACAAACTTCATGCTCTTATATATTTGGATAATGAAAGAGTTAAAGCCGAAAATTTAAGTAATGAAGATATTAATAAACTAATAGAGAAAAATAGAATAGAAGTTAATAAAGTTCTTCCAGAGTTTGGAAGAATATCAGGTTTTACTATTCAAGAAGAGGAGTTTATTAAAAATCCTACAAAGAAAATAAAGAGATTTTTATACAAATAA
- a CDS encoding D-alanine--D-alanine ligase family protein codes for MMINETLRKDILNRFKNKKIAVLHGGQNEEREVSLRSGKNVYKALTSFEELKDNCILIDVQDAYDLVKTLKENNIEYCYNILHGTSGEDGTIQGLLESLNIKYTGENILVSAVCMNKVYTKRIWKSSNVSTSDFVLLKDVKDVNNTSAGGLNFPIIIKPISSGSSVGVSLIKNKEEFDNTIKKIEDINNYFLEPYIKGKEITVGLVKEEDDIYVFPILGINSKNEIYDYDAKYTPGKTELEVPAKISKDIEKKVIETCKRAYTVLGCGGLSRIDAIIANDEVYLMEVNTQSGMTDTSDVPAMAKNCGIEFADLALYILGLLK; via the coding sequence ATGATGATAAATGAAACATTAAGAAAAGATATATTAAACAGATTTAAAAATAAAAAAATAGCAGTTTTGCATGGCGGACAAAATGAAGAGAGAGAAGTTTCTTTAAGAAGCGGTAAAAATGTTTATAAGGCATTAACAAGTTTTGAGGAACTCAAAGATAATTGTATACTCATAGATGTTCAGGACGCTTATGATTTAGTAAAAACTCTTAAAGAAAATAATATAGAATACTGCTATAATATACTACATGGTACTTCTGGAGAGGACGGAACTATACAGGGACTTTTAGAAAGCCTTAATATAAAATATACAGGCGAAAACATTTTGGTTAGTGCCGTTTGTATGAATAAAGTTTATACTAAAAGAATATGGAAATCTTCAAATGTATCTACTTCCGATTTTGTACTTCTTAAAGATGTAAAAGATGTTAATAACACTTCCGCTGGCGGATTAAACTTCCCTATTATAATAAAGCCTATATCAAGCGGTTCTAGTGTGGGAGTATCTTTAATAAAAAATAAAGAAGAGTTTGATAATACTATAAAAAAAATAGAAGATATTAATAATTATTTTTTAGAGCCTTATATAAAAGGTAAAGAAATAACTGTAGGTTTGGTAAAAGAAGAAGATGATATTTATGTATTTCCTATACTAGGCATTAATTCAAAAAATGAAATATACGATTATGATGCAAAATACACACCGGGTAAAACAGAATTAGAAGTTCCAGCAAAAATATCAAAAGATATTGAAAAAAAAGTTATAGAAACTTGTAAAAGAGCATATACAGTTTTAGGCTGCGGAGGACTTTCAAGAATAGATGCTATTATTGCTAATGATGAAGTTTATCTGATGGAAGTTAATACTCAAAGCGGTATGACTGATACTTCTGATGTACCTGCTATGGCAAAAAACTGCGGCATTGAATTTGCTGATCTTGCTTTATATATTTTAGGACTTCTTAAATAA
- a CDS encoding YraN family protein → MADKKAIGSLGEDIALKYLEKLGFSLLERNFRGKKTRGEIDLVMTKGVVIVFIEVKYRRQGSFGYAAYSISERKKRKLYETAEEYLIEKGLSFNQKCSFGAVLIDDTHYKREISFIEDIFI, encoded by the coding sequence ATGGCTGACAAAAAAGCGATAGGCAGTCTAGGAGAGGATATCGCCTTAAAATATCTCGAAAAACTTGGTTTTTCTCTTTTAGAGCGGAACTTTAGAGGAAAGAAGACAAGAGGAGAGATAGATTTAGTAATGACAAAAGGAGTTGTTATTGTGTTTATAGAAGTAAAATATCGAAGACAAGGAAGTTTTGGATATGCAGCTTACTCAATATCTGAACGTAAGAAAAGAAAATTATACGAAACAGCTGAAGAATACTTAATTGAAAAAGGATTAAGTTTTAATCAAAAATGTTCCTTTGGGGCAGTTCTAATAGACGATACCCATTATAAGCGTGAAATATCTTTTATTGAAGATATATTTATTTAG
- the trhA gene encoding PAQR family membrane homeostasis protein TrhA: MDSIKKNNNIRTSVSAICAVICIICASSAVAVLVLLIINSNTAREITSFSLYSSFLIIFYIINSIYHFFPFNNKAKKVFYILSHAFFIMMIWGVYIPPCLILLKNGWGWSFFGIITGLCVLGITLRSVFGYRWRDATETIYYLILNWVWLIAISKISSAAGEYGAILYLTGFLLLTVAMVFYRLAMYESNKRYTLFLPLFYSLLIISNICHAVFMFRYVANIF, translated from the coding sequence ATGGATAGTATTAAAAAAAATAATAATATAAGAACATCAGTATCTGCTATATGTGCTGTTATATGCATAATATGTGCAAGTTCTGCTGTTGCTGTTTTGGTTCTTTTGATTATCAATTCCAATACAGCAAGGGAGATAACATCTTTTTCTCTTTATTCAAGTTTTCTTATCATATTTTATATAATTAATTCTATATATCATTTTTTCCCGTTTAATAATAAAGCTAAAAAAGTTTTTTATATACTTTCTCATGCATTTTTTATTATGATGATATGGGGAGTTTATATTCCTCCTTGTCTAATACTTTTAAAAAATGGCTGGGGCTGGAGTTTCTTCGGTATTATTACAGGACTTTGCGTGCTTGGTATTACTTTAAGAAGCGTATTCGGCTACAGATGGCGAGATGCTACTGAGACTATATACTACCTTATATTAAATTGGGTATGGCTTATAGCAATATCAAAGATTTCATCTGCTGCAGGAGAATATGGGGCTATACTTTATCTTACTGGGTTTCTTCTTCTTACTGTAGCTATGGTTTTTTATAGACTTGCTATGTATGAATCAAATAAAAGATATACTTTATTTCTGCCTTTATTTTATTCACTTCTTATAATATCAAATATATGCCATGCGGTTTTTATGTTCAGATATGTTGCTAATATCTTCTAA
- a CDS encoding KpsF/GutQ family sugar-phosphate isomerase, whose protein sequence is MNIIERGKTTLLLESENLRDLSDKLDINFENAVKELFKIRGRVITSGVGKSGHIARKAAATFASTGTPSFFVDPNECMHGDFGMITKDDYCILYSKGGESREIIELVNWLLRQNISYIAVTNEIDSTLAKNAKIVLLTYVKEEACPLKLAPTVSTTASLALSDALATALMEIRGFRAEDFAVFHPGGSLGRQLAKVKSIMHTENLPIVSINATLQDALFKIIECKLGVAIAVDNNNILKGIIVDGDLKRLLVKDNDIQNILSKKVKDIMNTSPKVIYEDTLIGEALHMMEGKITNLVVLDKENAKPIGVVHIHDILKIKAF, encoded by the coding sequence ATGAATATAATAGAACGAGGAAAGACTACTCTTTTATTAGAGAGCGAGAATCTGAGAGATTTATCTGATAAACTTGACATTAATTTTGAAAATGCTGTGAAAGAGCTTTTTAAAATTAGGGGAAGAGTGATAACATCCGGAGTAGGTAAAAGCGGGCATATAGCAAGAAAGGCTGCTGCCACTTTTGCCTCTACTGGAACGCCAAGTTTCTTTGTAGACCCTAACGAATGTATGCATGGAGATTTTGGTATGATTACTAAAGATGATTACTGCATACTATATTCTAAAGGCGGAGAATCGCGTGAGATTATAGAGCTTGTTAATTGGCTTTTAAGACAGAATATTTCATACATTGCTGTTACAAATGAAATAGATTCCACTCTTGCCAAAAATGCAAAAATTGTTCTTCTGACATATGTTAAAGAAGAGGCCTGTCCTTTAAAATTGGCTCCTACTGTCAGTACTACTGCTTCTTTGGCATTATCTGATGCTCTTGCTACTGCTTTAATGGAGATTAGAGGATTTAGAGCAGAAGATTTCGCTGTTTTTCACCCCGGAGGAAGTTTGGGAAGACAGTTAGCTAAAGTTAAATCTATTATGCATACTGAAAATTTGCCTATAGTATCTATTAATGCTACTTTACAAGACGCTCTATTTAAAATAATAGAATGCAAACTTGGTGTAGCTATTGCTGTTGATAATAATAATATATTAAAAGGTATAATAGTAGATGGAGATTTGAAAAGACTTCTTGTAAAAGATAATGATATACAAAATATTCTCTCTAAAAAAGTTAAAGATATTATGAATACTTCTCCTAAAGTTATTTATGAAGATACTTTAATAGGGGAGGCTTTGCATATGATGGAAGGTAAAATCACAAATCTTGTTGTACTAGATAAAGAAAATGCTAAACCTATCGGTGTAGTTCATATACATGATATATTGAAAATAAAGGCTTTCTAA
- a CDS encoding EscU/YscU/HrcU family type III secretion system export apparatus switch protein — protein sequence MKNKDIEEAAAILYNRDIHNAPVVIAKGRHYLAKRMAETAHKNKVPVVSDEKTAHHLMQLEIGEEIPYSLYEAVSIILKYIYKLKAE from the coding sequence ATGAAAAATAAAGATATTGAAGAGGCAGCTGCCATATTATATAATAGAGATATACATAATGCCCCAGTTGTTATAGCAAAAGGCAGGCATTATTTGGCAAAAAGAATGGCAGAGACAGCACATAAAAACAAAGTTCCTGTAGTCTCTGATGAAAAAACCGCTCATCATTTGATGCAGTTAGAAATAGGCGAAGAGATACCATATTCACTATATGAAGCAGTAAGTATAATATTAAAATATATATATAAATTAAAGGCAGAATAA